One region of Carya illinoinensis cultivar Pawnee chromosome 8, C.illinoinensisPawnee_v1, whole genome shotgun sequence genomic DNA includes:
- the LOC122318748 gene encoding uncharacterized protein LOC122318748, which produces MLAYGVTTDFMDEYLKIGETTTLRSLKMFVKAVVSIFSKEYLRKPNNDDIVRLLAVGEKRGFLGMLGSIDCMHWKWKNCPTACHGMYSGHIHEPTIILEAVASYDLWIWHAFFGLPGSHTDINMLDRSFIFSDLAQGRTSTVNYTINDHNYAMGYYLADDMYSQWATFVKTILAPQGNKKKYFAAAQESARKGVEHVFGVLQARFAIIHGPAQFFHIETLNEIMMACIILHNMIIEDEQADNGEEEFEYEQLLETTHDPVSTDPTPEFSEFIQRHHALRDRKVHSQLQTDLVEHL; this is translated from the coding sequence ATGCTTGCATATGGTGTCACGactgattttatggatgaatatttGAAGATTGGAGAGACTACTACATTAAGAAGCCTAAAGATGTTTGTCAAAGctgttgtttcaattttttctaaagAGTACTTAAGaaaacccaacaatgatgacatTGTTAGATTACTTGCAGTTGGTGAGAAACGTGGATTTCTAGGTATGTTAGGGAGCATCGATTGtatgcattggaagtggaagAACTGCCCAACTGCTTGTCATGGTATGTATTCTGGTCATATCCATGAACCaacaattattttagaagcagtggCTTCTTACGATTTATGGATTTGGCATGCCTTTTTTGGGTTACCGGGGTCTCATACTGATATAAATATGCTTGATagatcatttatattttctgaCCTTGCTCAAGGGCGTACTTCGACTGTTAATTACACTATTAATGATCATAACTATGCAATGGGATACTATCTTGCTGATGACATGTATTCTCAATGGGCAACATTTGTTAAAACTATCTTAGCTCCAcaaggaaacaagaaaaaatattttgctgCAGCCCAAGAGTCCGCAAGGAAGGGTGTGGAGCATGTTTTTGGTGTGCTTCAAGCACGATTTGCTATAATTCATGGACCTGCACAGTTTTTCCACATTGAAACACTCAATGAAATTATGATGGCatgcataattttacataatatgatcattgaagatgaaCAGGCTgacaatggagaagaagagtTCGAATATGAACAGTTGCTAGAAACTACACATGATCCAGTGTCAACTGACCCTACACCTGAATTTAGCGAGTTCATTCAACGTCATCATGCTCTTAGGGATAGAAAAGTCCATTCTCAACTCCAAACAGATCTCGTCGAGCACTTATGA